Proteins from one Eriocheir sinensis breed Jianghai 21 chromosome 27, ASM2467909v1, whole genome shotgun sequence genomic window:
- the LOC127003991 gene encoding uncharacterized protein LOC127003991 isoform X11 yields MRMRLWRSEEVVVEDENEAVEVEEEVVEDKNEAAEVEAVVEDENEAVEVEEEVVEDENEAVEVEEVAEDENEAVEVEEEAVEDENEAVEGEEEDVEDKNEAVEVKEEVVEDKNEAVEGEEEVVEDKNEAVEGEEEVVEDKNEAVEVKEEVVEDENEAVEGEEEAVEDKNEAVEVEEEVVEDENEAVEGEEEVVEDENEAVEGEEEAVEDKNEAVELKEEVVEDKNEAVEGVEEVVEDKNEAMEVKEEVVEDKNEAVEVKEEVVEDKNEAVEVKEVVEDKNEAVEVEEEVVEDENEAVEGEEEVVEDENEAVEGEEEVVEDENEAVEGEEEDVEDKNEAVEVKEEVVEDKNEAVEGVEEVVEDKNEAMEVKEEVVEDKNEAVEVKEEVVEDKNEAVEVKEEVVEDKNEAVEVKEEVVEDENEAVEGN; encoded by the exons atgagaatgaggctCTGGAGGTCggaggaggtggttgtggagGATGAAAATGAAGCTGTGGAGGTCgaagaggaggttgtggaggataagAATGAGGCTGCGGAGGTCGAAGCGGTTGTGGAGGATGAAAATGAGGCTGTGGAGGTCgaagaggaggttgtggaggatgagaatgaggctgTGGAGGTCGAAGAGGTTGCGGAGGATGAAAATGAGGctgtggaggtcgaggaggaggctgtggaggatgagaatgaggctgtagaaggtgaggaggaggatgtggaggataagaatgaggctgtggaagttaaggaggaggttgtggaggataagaatgaggctgtggaaggcgaggaggaggttgtggaggataagaatgaggctgtggaaggcgaggaggaggttgtggaggataagaatgaggctgtggaagttaaggaggaggttgtggaggatgagaatgaggctgtggaaggcgaggaggaggctgtggaggataagaatgaggctgtggaggtcgaggaggaggttgtggaggatgagaatgaggctgtggaaggcgaggaggaggttgtggaggatgagaatgaggctgtggaaggcgaggaggaggctgtggaggaTAAGAATGAGGCTGTGGAACttaaggaggaggttgtggaggataagAATGAGGCTGTGGAAGGcgtggaggaggttgtggaggataagAATGAGGCTATGGAAGttaaggaggaggttgtggaggataagaatgaggctgtggaagttaaggaggaggttgtggaggataagAATGAGGCTGTGGAAGttaaggaggttgtggaggataagaatgaggctgtggaggtcgaggaggaggttgtggaggatgagaatgaggctgTGGAAGgcgaggag gaggttgtggaggatgagaatgaggctgtggaaggcgaggaggaggttgtggaggatgagaatgaggctgtggaaggcgaggaggaggatgtggaggataagaatgaggctgtggaagttaaggaggaggttgtggaggataagAATGAGGCTGTGGAAGGcgtggaggaggttgtggaggataagAATGAGGCTATGGAAGttaaggaggaggttgtggaggataagaatgaggctgtggaagttaaggaggaggttgtggaggataagaatgaggctgtggaagttaaggaggag gttgtggaggataagaatgaggctgtggaagttaaggaggaggttgtggaggatgagaatgaggctgTGGAAGGCAAttag
- the LOC127003991 gene encoding uncharacterized protein LOC127003991 isoform X26 — translation MRMRLWRSEEVVVEDENEAVEVEEEVVEDKNEAAEVEAVVEDENEAVEVEEEVVEDENEAVEVEEVAEDENEAVEVEEEAVEDENEAVEGEEEDVEDKNEAVEVKEEVVEDKNEAVEGEEEVVEDKNEAVEGEEEVVEDKNEAVEVKEEVVEDENEAVEGEEEAVEDKNEAVEVEEEVVEDENEAVEGEEEVVEDENEAVEGEEEAVEDKNEAVELKEEVVEDKNEAVEGVEEVVEDKNEAMEVKEEVVEDKNEAVEVKEEVVEDKNEAVEVKEVVEDKNEAVEVEEEVVEDENEAVEGEEEVVEDENEAVEGEEEVVEDENEAVEGEEEDVEDKNEAVEVKEEVVEDKNEAVEVKEEVVEDENEAVEGN, via the exons atgagaatgaggctCTGGAGGTCggaggaggtggttgtggagGATGAAAATGAAGCTGTGGAGGTCgaagaggaggttgtggaggataagAATGAGGCTGCGGAGGTCGAAGCGGTTGTGGAGGATGAAAATGAGGCTGTGGAGGTCgaagaggaggttgtggaggatgagaatgaggctgTGGAGGTCGAAGAGGTTGCGGAGGATGAAAATGAGGctgtggaggtcgaggaggaggctgtggaggatgagaatgaggctgtagaaggtgaggaggaggatgtggaggataagaatgaggctgtggaagttaaggaggaggttgtggaggataagaatgaggctgtggaaggcgaggaggaggttgtggaggataagaatgaggctgtggaaggcgaggaggaggttgtggaggataagaatgaggctgtggaagttaaggaggaggttgtggaggatgagaatgaggctgtggaaggcgaggaggaggctgtggaggataagaatgaggctgtggaggtcgaggaggaggttgtggaggatgagaatgaggctgtggaaggcgaggaggaggttgtggaggatgagaatgaggctgtggaaggcgaggaggaggctgtggaggaTAAGAATGAGGCTGTGGAACttaaggaggaggttgtggaggataagAATGAGGCTGTGGAAGGcgtggaggaggttgtggaggataagAATGAGGCTATGGAAGttaaggaggaggttgtggaggataagaatgaggctgtggaagttaaggaggaggttgtggaggataagAATGAGGCTGTGGAAGttaaggaggttgtggaggataagaatgaggctgtggaggtcgaggaggaggttgtggaggatgagaatgaggctgTGGAAGgcgaggag gaggttgtggaggatgagaatgaggctgtggaaggcgaggaggaggttgtggaggatgagaatgaggctgtggaaggcgaggaggaggatgtggaggataagaatgaggctgtggaagttaaggaggag gttgtggaggataagaatgaggctgtggaagttaaggaggaggttgtggaggatgagaatgaggctgTGGAAGGCAAttag
- the LOC127003991 gene encoding uncharacterized protein LOC127003991 isoform X45 produces the protein MRMRLWRSEEVVVEDENEAVEVEEEVVEDKNEAAEVEAVVEDENEAVEVEEEVVEDENEAVEVEEVAEDENEAVEVEEEAVEDENEAVEGEEEDVEDKNEAVEVKEEVVEDKNEAVEGEEEVVEDKNEAVEGEEEVVEDKNEAVEVKEEVVEDENEAVEGEEEAVEDKNEAVEVEEEVVEDENEAVEGEEEVVEDENEAVEGEEEAVEDKNEAVELKEEVVEDKNEAVEGVEEVVEDKNEAMEVKEEVVEDKNEAVEVKEEVVEDENEAVEGEEEVVEDENEAVEGN, from the exons atgagaatgaggctCTGGAGGTCggaggaggtggttgtggagGATGAAAATGAAGCTGTGGAGGTCgaagaggaggttgtggaggataagAATGAGGCTGCGGAGGTCGAAGCGGTTGTGGAGGATGAAAATGAGGCTGTGGAGGTCgaagaggaggttgtggaggatgagaatgaggctgTGGAGGTCGAAGAGGTTGCGGAGGATGAAAATGAGGctgtggaggtcgaggaggaggctgtggaggatgagaatgaggctgtagaaggtgaggaggaggatgtggaggataagaatgaggctgtggaagttaaggaggaggttgtggaggataagaatgaggctgtggaaggcgaggaggaggttgtggaggataagaatgaggctgtggaaggcgaggaggaggttgtggaggataagaatgaggctgtggaagttaaggaggaggttgtggaggatgagaatgaggctgtggaaggcgaggaggaggctgtggaggataagaatgaggctgtggaggtcgaggaggaggttgtggaggatgagaatgaggctgtggaaggcgaggaggaggttgtggaggatgagaatgaggctgtggaaggcgaggaggaggctgtggaggaTAAGAATGAGGCTGTGGAACttaaggaggaggttgtggaggataagAATGAGGCTGTGGAAGGcgtggaggaggttgtggaggataagAATGAGGCTATGGAAGttaaggaggaggttgtggaggataagaatgaggctgtggaagttaaggaggag gttgtggaggatgagaatgaggctgtggaaggcgaggaggag gttgtggaggatgagaatgaggctgTGGAAGGCAAttag
- the LOC127003991 gene encoding uncharacterized protein LOC127003991 isoform X15 gives MRMRLWRSEEVVVEDENEAVEVEEEVVEDKNEAAEVEAVVEDENEAVEVEEEVVEDENEAVEVEEVAEDENEAVEVEEEAVEDENEAVEGEEEDVEDKNEAVEVKEEVVEDKNEAVEGEEEVVEDKNEAVEGEEEVVEDKNEAVEVKEEVVEDENEAVEGEEEAVEDKNEAVEVEEEVVEDENEAVEGEEEVVEDENEAVEGEEEAVEDKNEAVELKEEVVEDKNEAVEGVEEVVEDKNEAMEVKEEVVEDKNEAVEVKEEVVEDKNEAVEVKEVVEDKNEAVEVEEEVVEDENEAVEGEEEVVEDENEAVEGEEEVVEDENEAVEGEEEDVEDKNEAVEVKEEVVEDKNEAVEGVEEVVEDKNEAMEVKEEVVEDKNEAVEVKEEVVEDKNEAVEVKEEVVEDENEAVEGEEEVVEDENEAVEG, from the exons atgagaatgaggctCTGGAGGTCggaggaggtggttgtggagGATGAAAATGAAGCTGTGGAGGTCgaagaggaggttgtggaggataagAATGAGGCTGCGGAGGTCGAAGCGGTTGTGGAGGATGAAAATGAGGCTGTGGAGGTCgaagaggaggttgtggaggatgagaatgaggctgTGGAGGTCGAAGAGGTTGCGGAGGATGAAAATGAGGctgtggaggtcgaggaggaggctgtggaggatgagaatgaggctgtagaaggtgaggaggaggatgtggaggataagaatgaggctgtggaagttaaggaggaggttgtggaggataagaatgaggctgtggaaggcgaggaggaggttgtggaggataagaatgaggctgtggaaggcgaggaggaggttgtggaggataagaatgaggctgtggaagttaaggaggaggttgtggaggatgagaatgaggctgtggaaggcgaggaggaggctgtggaggataagaatgaggctgtggaggtcgaggaggaggttgtggaggatgagaatgaggctgtggaaggcgaggaggaggttgtggaggatgagaatgaggctgtggaaggcgaggaggaggctgtggaggaTAAGAATGAGGCTGTGGAACttaaggaggaggttgtggaggataagAATGAGGCTGTGGAAGGcgtggaggaggttgtggaggataagAATGAGGCTATGGAAGttaaggaggaggttgtggaggataagaatgaggctgtggaagttaaggaggaggttgtggaggataagAATGAGGCTGTGGAAGttaaggaggttgtggaggataagaatgaggctgtggaggtcgaggaggaggttgtggaggatgagaatgaggctgTGGAAGgcgaggag gaggttgtggaggatgagaatgaggctgtggaaggcgaggaggaggttgtggaggatgagaatgaggctgtggaaggcgaggaggaggatgtggaggataagaatgaggctgtggaagttaaggaggaggttgtggaggataagAATGAGGCTGTGGAAGGcgtggaggaggttgtggaggataagAATGAGGCTATGGAAGttaaggaggaggttgtggaggataagaatgaggctgtggaagttaaggaggaggttgtggaggataagaatgaggctgtggaagttaaggaggag gttgtggaggatgagaatgaggctgtggaaggcgaggaggaggttgtggaggatgagaatgaggctgTGGAAGGctag
- the LOC127003991 gene encoding uncharacterized protein LOC127003991 isoform X1 translates to MRMRLWRSEEVVVEDENEAVEVEEEVVEDKNEAAEVEAVVEDENEAVEVEEEVVEDENEAVEVEEVAEDENEAVEVEEEAVEDENEAVEGEEEDVEDKNEAVEVKEEVVEDKNEAVEGEEEVVEDKNEAVEGEEEVVEDKNEAVEVKEEVVEDENEAVEGEEEAVEDKNEAVEVEEEVVEDENEAVEGEEEVVEDENEAVEGEEEAVEDKNEAVELKEEVVEDKNEAVEGVEEVVEDKNEAMEVKEEVVEDKNEAVEVKEEVVEDKNEAVEVKEVVEDKNEAVEVEEEVVEDENEAVEGEEEVVEDENEAVEGEEEVVEDENEAVEGEEEDVEDKNEAVEVKEEVVEDKNEAVEGVEEVVEDKNEAMEVKEEVVEDKNEAVEVKEEVVEDKNEAVEVKEEVVEDKNEAVEGEEEVVEEKNEAVKVKEEVVEDKNEAVEVKEEVVEDENEAVEGEEDVVEDENEAVEGEEDVVEDENEAVEDENEAVEGEEEVVDEAGGRGGGCGG, encoded by the exons atgagaatgaggctCTGGAGGTCggaggaggtggttgtggagGATGAAAATGAAGCTGTGGAGGTCgaagaggaggttgtggaggataagAATGAGGCTGCGGAGGTCGAAGCGGTTGTGGAGGATGAAAATGAGGCTGTGGAGGTCgaagaggaggttgtggaggatgagaatgaggctgTGGAGGTCGAAGAGGTTGCGGAGGATGAAAATGAGGctgtggaggtcgaggaggaggctgtggaggatgagaatgaggctgtagaaggtgaggaggaggatgtggaggataagaatgaggctgtggaagttaaggaggaggttgtggaggataagaatgaggctgtggaaggcgaggaggaggttgtggaggataagaatgaggctgtggaaggcgaggaggaggttgtggaggataagaatgaggctgtggaagttaaggaggaggttgtggaggatgagaatgaggctgtggaaggcgaggaggaggctgtggaggataagaatgaggctgtggaggtcgaggaggaggttgtggaggatgagaatgaggctgtggaaggcgaggaggaggttgtggaggatgagaatgaggctgtggaaggcgaggaggaggctgtggaggaTAAGAATGAGGCTGTGGAACttaaggaggaggttgtggaggataagAATGAGGCTGTGGAAGGcgtggaggaggttgtggaggataagAATGAGGCTATGGAAGttaaggaggaggttgtggaggataagaatgaggctgtggaagttaaggaggaggttgtggaggataagAATGAGGCTGTGGAAGttaaggaggttgtggaggataagaatgaggctgtggaggtcgaggaggaggttgtggaggatgagaatgaggctgTGGAAGgcgaggag gaggttgtggaggatgagaatgaggctgtggaaggcgaggaggaggttgtggaggatgagaatgaggctgtggaaggcgaggaggaggatgtggaggataagaatgaggctgtggaagttaaggaggaggttgtggaggataagAATGAGGCTGTGGAAGGcgtggaggaggttgtggaggataagAATGAGGCTATGGAAGttaaggaggaggttgtggaggataagaatgaggctgtggaagttaaggaggaggttgtggaggataagaatgaggctgtggaagttaaggaggag gttgtggaggataagaatgaggctgtggaaggcgaggaggaggttgtggaggagaagaatgaggctGTGAAAGttaaggaggaggttgtggaggataagaatgaggctgtggaagttaaggaggag gttgtggaggatgagaatgaggctgtggaaggcgaggaggacgttgtggaggatgagaatgaggctgtggaaggcgaggaggacgttgtggaggatgagaatgaggctgtggaggatgagaatgaggctgtggaaggcgaggaggaagttGTGGATGAGgctggaggtcgaggaggaggttgtggaggatga
- the LOC127003991 gene encoding uncharacterized protein LOC127003991 isoform X22, producing the protein MRMRLWRSEEVVVEDENEAVEVEEEVVEDKNEAAEVEAVVEDENEAVEVEEEVVEDENEAVEVEEVAEDENEAVEVEEEAVEDENEAVEGEEEDVEDKNEAVEVKEEVVEDKNEAVEGEEEVVEDKNEAVEGEEEVVEDKNEAVEVKEEVVEDENEAVEGEEEAVEDKNEAVEVEEEVVEDENEAVEGEEEVVEDENEAVEGEEEAVEDKNEAVELKEEVVEDKNEAVEGVEEVVEDKNEAMEVKEEVVEDKNEAVEVKEEVVEDKNEAVEVKEVVEDKNEAVEVEEEVVEDENEAVEGEEEVVEDENEAVEGEEEVVEDENEAVEGEEEDVEDKNEAVEVKEEVVEDENEAVEGEEEVVEDKNEAVEVKEEVVEDENEAVEGN; encoded by the exons atgagaatgaggctCTGGAGGTCggaggaggtggttgtggagGATGAAAATGAAGCTGTGGAGGTCgaagaggaggttgtggaggataagAATGAGGCTGCGGAGGTCGAAGCGGTTGTGGAGGATGAAAATGAGGCTGTGGAGGTCgaagaggaggttgtggaggatgagaatgaggctgTGGAGGTCGAAGAGGTTGCGGAGGATGAAAATGAGGctgtggaggtcgaggaggaggctgtggaggatgagaatgaggctgtagaaggtgaggaggaggatgtggaggataagaatgaggctgtggaagttaaggaggaggttgtggaggataagaatgaggctgtggaaggcgaggaggaggttgtggaggataagaatgaggctgtggaaggcgaggaggaggttgtggaggataagaatgaggctgtggaagttaaggaggaggttgtggaggatgagaatgaggctgtggaaggcgaggaggaggctgtggaggataagaatgaggctgtggaggtcgaggaggaggttgtggaggatgagaatgaggctgtggaaggcgaggaggaggttgtggaggatgagaatgaggctgtggaaggcgaggaggaggctgtggaggaTAAGAATGAGGCTGTGGAACttaaggaggaggttgtggaggataagAATGAGGCTGTGGAAGGcgtggaggaggttgtggaggataagAATGAGGCTATGGAAGttaaggaggaggttgtggaggataagaatgaggctgtggaagttaaggaggaggttgtggaggataagAATGAGGCTGTGGAAGttaaggaggttgtggaggataagaatgaggctgtggaggtcgaggaggaggttgtggaggatgagaatgaggctgTGGAAGgcgaggag gaggttgtggaggatgagaatgaggctgtggaaggcgaggaggaggttgtggaggatgagaatgaggctgtggaaggcgaggaggaggatgtggaggataagaatgaggctgtggaagttaaggaggag gttgtggaggatgagaatgaggctgtggaaggcgaggaggag gttgtggaggataagaatgaggctgtggaagttaaggaggaggttgtggaggatgagaatgaggctgTGGAAGGCAAttag
- the LOC127003991 gene encoding uncharacterized protein LOC127003991 isoform X40, with protein sequence MRMRLWRSEEVVVEDENEAVEVEEEVVEDKNEAAEVEAVVEDENEAVEVEEEVVEDENEAVEVEEVAEDENEAVEVEEEAVEDENEAVEGEEEDVEDKNEAVEVKEEVVEDKNEAVEGEEEVVEDKNEAVEGEEEVVEDKNEAVEVKEEVVEDENEAVEGEEEAVEDKNEAVEVEEEVVEDENEAVEGEEEVVEDENEAVEGEEEAVEDKNEAVELKEEVVEDKNEAVEGVEEVVEDKNEAMEVKEEVVEDKNEAVEVKEEVVEDKNEAVEVKEVVEDKNEAVEVEEEVVEDENEAVEGEEEVVEDENEAVEG encoded by the exons atgagaatgaggctCTGGAGGTCggaggaggtggttgtggagGATGAAAATGAAGCTGTGGAGGTCgaagaggaggttgtggaggataagAATGAGGCTGCGGAGGTCGAAGCGGTTGTGGAGGATGAAAATGAGGCTGTGGAGGTCgaagaggaggttgtggaggatgagaatgaggctgTGGAGGTCGAAGAGGTTGCGGAGGATGAAAATGAGGctgtggaggtcgaggaggaggctgtggaggatgagaatgaggctgtagaaggtgaggaggaggatgtggaggataagaatgaggctgtggaagttaaggaggaggttgtggaggataagaatgaggctgtggaaggcgaggaggaggttgtggaggataagaatgaggctgtggaaggcgaggaggaggttgtggaggataagaatgaggctgtggaagttaaggaggaggttgtggaggatgagaatgaggctgtggaaggcgaggaggaggctgtggaggataagaatgaggctgtggaggtcgaggaggaggttgtggaggatgagaatgaggctgtggaaggcgaggaggaggttgtggaggatgagaatgaggctgtggaaggcgaggaggaggctgtggaggaTAAGAATGAGGCTGTGGAACttaaggaggaggttgtggaggataagAATGAGGCTGTGGAAGGcgtggaggaggttgtggaggataagAATGAGGCTATGGAAGttaaggaggaggttgtggaggataagaatgaggctgtggaagttaaggaggaggttgtggaggataagAATGAGGCTGTGGAAGttaaggaggttgtggaggataagaatgaggctgtggaggtcgaggaggaggttgtggaggatgagaatgaggctgTGGAAGgcgaggag gaggttgtggaggatgagaatgaggctgTGGAAGGctag
- the LOC127003991 gene encoding uncharacterized protein LOC127003991 isoform X41: protein MRMRLWRSEEVVVEDENEAVEVEEEVVEDKNEAAEVEAVVEDENEAVEVEEEVVEDENEAVEVEEVAEDENEAVEVEEEAVEDENEAVEGEEEDVEDKNEAVEVKEEVVEDKNEAVEGEEEVVEDKNEAVEGEEEVVEDKNEAVEVKEEVVEDENEAVEGEEEAVEDKNEAVEVEEEVVEDENEAVEGEEEVVEDENEAVEGEEEAVEDKNEAVELKEEVVEDKNEAVEGVEEVVEDKNEAMEVKEEVVEDKNEAVEVKEEVVEDENEAVEGEEEVVEDKNEAVEVKEEVVEDENEAVEGN from the exons atgagaatgaggctCTGGAGGTCggaggaggtggttgtggagGATGAAAATGAAGCTGTGGAGGTCgaagaggaggttgtggaggataagAATGAGGCTGCGGAGGTCGAAGCGGTTGTGGAGGATGAAAATGAGGCTGTGGAGGTCgaagaggaggttgtggaggatgagaatgaggctgTGGAGGTCGAAGAGGTTGCGGAGGATGAAAATGAGGctgtggaggtcgaggaggaggctgtggaggatgagaatgaggctgtagaaggtgaggaggaggatgtggaggataagaatgaggctgtggaagttaaggaggaggttgtggaggataagaatgaggctgtggaaggcgaggaggaggttgtggaggataagaatgaggctgtggaaggcgaggaggaggttgtggaggataagaatgaggctgtggaagttaaggaggaggttgtggaggatgagaatgaggctgtggaaggcgaggaggaggctgtggaggataagaatgaggctgtggaggtcgaggaggaggttgtggaggatgagaatgaggctgtggaaggcgaggaggaggttgtggaggatgagaatgaggctgtggaaggcgaggaggaggctgtggaggaTAAGAATGAGGCTGTGGAACttaaggaggaggttgtggaggataagAATGAGGCTGTGGAAGGcgtggaggaggttgtggaggataagAATGAGGCTATGGAAGttaaggaggaggttgtggaggataagaatgaggctgtggaagttaaggaggag gttgtggaggatgagaatgaggctgtggaaggcgaggaggag gttgtggaggataagaatgaggctgtggaagttaaggaggaggttgtggaggatgagaatgaggctgTGGAAGGCAAttag
- the LOC127003991 gene encoding uncharacterized protein LOC127003991 isoform X9 has translation MRMRLWRSEEVVVEDENEAVEVEEEVVEDKNEAAEVEAVVEDENEAVEVEEEVVEDENEAVEVEEVAEDENEAVEVEEEAVEDENEAVEGEEEDVEDKNEAVEVKEEVVEDKNEAVEGEEEVVEDKNEAVEGEEEVVEDKNEAVEVKEEVVEDENEAVEGEEEAVEDKNEAVEVEEEVVEDENEAVEGEEEVVEDENEAVEGEEEAVEDKNEAVELKEEVVEDKNEAVEGVEEVVEDKNEAMEVKEEVVEDKNEAVEVKEEVVEDKNEAVEVKEVVEDKNEAVEVEEEVVEDENEAVEGEEEVVEDENEAVEGEEEVVEDENEAVEGEEEDVEDKNEAVEVKEEVVEDKNEAVEGVEEVVEDKNEAMEVKEEVVEDKNEAVEVKEEVVEDKNEAVEVKEEVVEDKNEAVEVEEEVVEDENEAVEGEEEVVEDENEAVEG, from the exons atgagaatgaggctCTGGAGGTCggaggaggtggttgtggagGATGAAAATGAAGCTGTGGAGGTCgaagaggaggttgtggaggataagAATGAGGCTGCGGAGGTCGAAGCGGTTGTGGAGGATGAAAATGAGGCTGTGGAGGTCgaagaggaggttgtggaggatgagaatgaggctgTGGAGGTCGAAGAGGTTGCGGAGGATGAAAATGAGGctgtggaggtcgaggaggaggctgtggaggatgagaatgaggctgtagaaggtgaggaggaggatgtggaggataagaatgaggctgtggaagttaaggaggaggttgtggaggataagaatgaggctgtggaaggcgaggaggaggttgtggaggataagaatgaggctgtggaaggcgaggaggaggttgtggaggataagaatgaggctgtggaagttaaggaggaggttgtggaggatgagaatgaggctgtggaaggcgaggaggaggctgtggaggataagaatgaggctgtggaggtcgaggaggaggttgtggaggatgagaatgaggctgtggaaggcgaggaggaggttgtggaggatgagaatgaggctgtggaaggcgaggaggaggctgtggaggaTAAGAATGAGGCTGTGGAACttaaggaggaggttgtggaggataagAATGAGGCTGTGGAAGGcgtggaggaggttgtggaggataagAATGAGGCTATGGAAGttaaggaggaggttgtggaggataagaatgaggctgtggaagttaaggaggaggttgtggaggataagAATGAGGCTGTGGAAGttaaggaggttgtggaggataagaatgaggctgtggaggtcgaggaggaggttgtggaggatgagaatgaggctgTGGAAGgcgaggag gaggttgtggaggatgagaatgaggctgtggaaggcgaggaggaggttgtggaggatgagaatgaggctgtggaaggcgaggaggaggatgtggaggataagaatgaggctgtggaagttaaggaggaggttgtggaggataagAATGAGGCTGTGGAAGGcgtggaggaggttgtggaggataagAATGAGGCTATGGAAGttaaggaggaggttgtggaggataagaatgaggctgtggaagttaaggaggaggttgtggaggataagaatgaggctgtggaagttaaggaggag gttgtggaggataagaatgaggctgtggaggtcgaggaggaggttgtggaggatgagaatgaggctgtggaaggcgaggaggaggttgtggaggatgagaatgaggctgTGGAAGGctag